The following proteins come from a genomic window of Actinomarinicola tropica:
- a CDS encoding patatin-like phospholipase family protein translates to MTRALVLGGGGPVGIAWESGLVVGLAERGIDLSVADRILGTSAGSNVGARLALGHDLSTVAQARSTPQRSESDAVGGPMGDRLAGLMEVMAQAMGHEGTPEEARALIGRFALDADPMPEERFTGVFADLADQPWPAAFACTAIRALTGELVVWDADAGVDLHLAVSSSCSVPGIFPPITIDGERYIDGGMRSALNADLVAGADRAVVVSVMPTSMAGFADVGGELAALRGSGTTVEVVEPDEAFLELAGMGAHLMDLHRGPQAYELGLALADQVADRVGVHWGG, encoded by the coding sequence ATGACACGTGCGCTGGTGCTGGGCGGTGGCGGCCCCGTCGGGATCGCCTGGGAGTCGGGACTCGTCGTGGGTCTGGCCGAGCGGGGGATCGACCTGTCGGTCGCCGACCGCATCCTCGGGACCTCGGCCGGCTCGAACGTCGGGGCACGGCTCGCGCTGGGCCACGACCTGTCGACGGTCGCCCAGGCCCGGTCGACGCCGCAGCGGTCCGAGTCCGACGCCGTCGGCGGGCCGATGGGGGACCGCCTCGCCGGGCTGATGGAGGTCATGGCCCAGGCGATGGGCCACGAGGGCACGCCCGAGGAGGCACGCGCGCTCATCGGCCGCTTCGCCCTCGACGCCGATCCGATGCCGGAGGAGCGGTTCACCGGCGTGTTCGCCGACCTCGCCGACCAGCCGTGGCCCGCGGCGTTCGCCTGCACCGCCATCCGCGCCCTCACCGGCGAGCTCGTCGTCTGGGACGCCGACGCCGGTGTCGACCTGCACCTGGCCGTGTCGTCGAGCTGCTCGGTCCCGGGCATCTTCCCGCCGATCACGATCGACGGAGAGCGCTACATCGACGGCGGCATGCGCTCGGCGCTCAACGCCGACCTGGTCGCGGGGGCGGATCGGGCCGTCGTCGTGTCGGTCATGCCCACGTCCATGGCCGGGTTCGCCGACGTCGGCGGCGAGCTGGCCGCGCTGCGCGGCAGCGGCACGACGGTCGAGGTCGTCGAGCCCGACGAGGCGTTCCTCGAGCTCGCCGGCATGGGCGCCCACCTGATGGATCTGCACCGCGGCCCGCAGGCCTACGAGCTCGGCCTCGCCCTCGCCGACCAGGTGGCCGACCGCGTCGGCGTCCACTGGGGCGGCTGA